One window of Enterobacter sp. RHBSTW-00175 genomic DNA carries:
- a CDS encoding ABC transporter ATP-binding protein, with protein MLSLRAVNQFYGSQHTLWNVDLDLPPGLCTGVIGLPGMGKTTLMNCIAGNLPVDSGTIIWHEAGAPPRDLLSQPPEQRNRPGIGYVSQDRRIFSQLTIEENLHIAMRATGKPDASAKSEVYALFPQLYTLRQTRANGLPPDIQYQLAIANALVNRPRVLILDEPMHGAGPSFAQKLAQLLIRLNRELGMTVLLAEQQLSFIRRVADRFCMLYRGRNVAQGHVNELNDELIAHWMTLEARR; from the coding sequence ATGTTGAGTCTGCGTGCAGTTAATCAGTTTTACGGAAGCCAACATACGCTATGGAATGTTGATTTAGATTTACCGCCAGGCCTGTGTACGGGGGTCATTGGCCTGCCGGGTATGGGGAAAACCACGCTGATGAACTGCATCGCGGGAAATTTACCCGTTGATAGCGGAACAATCATCTGGCATGAAGCGGGGGCACCACCGCGCGATCTGCTCAGCCAGCCACCTGAACAGCGAAACCGACCTGGCATTGGCTACGTCTCGCAGGACAGACGGATTTTCTCGCAGTTGACCATTGAAGAGAATCTGCATATCGCGATGCGGGCCACGGGAAAGCCTGATGCCTCAGCCAAAAGCGAGGTTTACGCGCTTTTCCCGCAGCTCTATACGCTGCGCCAGACACGCGCCAACGGGTTACCGCCCGATATTCAGTATCAGCTGGCGATAGCCAACGCCCTGGTGAATCGCCCGCGGGTGTTGATTCTGGATGAACCGATGCACGGCGCAGGGCCGAGCTTTGCCCAGAAGCTTGCGCAACTGTTGATAAGGCTGAACCGTGAGCTGGGTATGACGGTACTGTTAGCGGAGCAGCAGCTGTCGTTTATCCGTCGGGTTGCGGACCGCTTCTGCATGTTGTATCGCGGGCGTAACGTGGCACAGGGCCACGTTAACGAGCTGAATGATGAGCTTATTGCCCACTGGATGACACTGGAGGCAAGACGCTGA
- the uvrB gene encoding excinuclease ABC subunit UvrB gives MSKPFKLNSVFSPSGDQPEAIRRLEEGLEDGLAHQTLLGVTGSGKTFTVANVIADLQRPTMVLAPNKTLAAQLYGEMKEFFPENAVEYFVSYYDYYQPEAYVPSSDTFIEKDASVNEHIEQMRLSATKALLERRDVIVVASVSAIYGLGDPDLYLKMMLHLTQGMIIDQRAILRRLAELQYTRNDQAFQRGTFRVRGEVIDIFPAESDDIALRVELFDEEVERLSLFDPLTGHVESVIQRFTVYPKTHYVTPRERIVQAMEDIKDELADRRKVLLANNKLLEEQRLSQRTQFDLEMMNELGYCSGIENYSRFLSGRGPGEPPPTLFDYLPADGLLVVDESHVTIPQIGGMYRGDRARKETLVEYGFRLPSALDNRPMKFEEFEALAPQTIYVSATPGSYELEKSGDEVVDQVVRPTGLLDPIIEVRPVATQVDDLLSEIRIRAAINERVLVTTLTKRMAEDLTEYLEEHGERVRYLHSDIDTVERMEIIRDLRLGEFDVLVGINLLREGLDMPEVSLVAILDADKEGFLRSERSLIQTIGRAARNVNGKAILYGDKITPSMAKAIGETERRREKQQRYNEENGITPQGLNKKVVDILALGQNIAKTKAKGRGKARSVVEEDTVVLTPKALQQKIHELEAQMMQHAQNLEFEEAAQIRDQLHQLRDLFIAAS, from the coding sequence ATGAGTAAACCGTTCAAATTGAATTCTGTTTTCAGCCCTTCAGGCGACCAGCCTGAGGCGATCCGTCGCCTGGAAGAGGGGCTGGAAGACGGTCTGGCACATCAGACGCTTCTGGGCGTTACCGGCTCGGGTAAGACCTTTACCGTTGCCAACGTCATTGCGGATCTCCAGCGCCCCACTATGGTGCTTGCCCCGAATAAAACCCTGGCGGCTCAGCTTTATGGTGAGATGAAAGAGTTCTTCCCGGAGAACGCGGTGGAGTACTTCGTTTCTTACTACGATTACTACCAGCCAGAAGCGTATGTCCCAAGCTCCGATACCTTTATCGAAAAAGATGCGTCGGTGAACGAACACATCGAACAAATGCGTCTGTCGGCAACCAAAGCACTGCTGGAACGCCGCGATGTGATTGTGGTGGCTTCGGTGTCCGCTATCTACGGTCTGGGCGACCCGGACCTGTACCTGAAGATGATGTTGCACCTTACCCAGGGGATGATCATCGATCAGCGTGCGATTTTGCGCCGCCTGGCAGAGCTGCAATACACCCGCAACGACCAGGCCTTCCAGCGTGGTACGTTCCGCGTGCGCGGCGAAGTTATCGATATCTTCCCGGCAGAGTCAGACGATATTGCACTGCGTGTTGAACTGTTCGACGAAGAGGTTGAGCGGCTGTCGTTGTTTGACCCGCTGACCGGGCATGTGGAATCGGTCATTCAGCGTTTCACGGTTTACCCTAAAACGCACTACGTGACCCCGCGTGAACGTATTGTGCAGGCGATGGAAGATATTAAAGACGAGCTGGCAGACCGCCGTAAGGTGCTACTGGCGAATAACAAGCTGCTCGAGGAGCAGCGTTTAAGCCAGCGTACCCAGTTTGATCTGGAGATGATGAACGAGCTGGGTTACTGCTCCGGTATCGAAAACTACTCGCGCTTCCTCTCTGGCCGCGGGCCGGGCGAGCCACCGCCAACCCTGTTTGACTACCTTCCGGCGGACGGCCTGCTGGTGGTGGATGAATCCCACGTGACGATTCCGCAGATTGGCGGCATGTATCGCGGCGACAGGGCACGTAAAGAGACGCTGGTAGAGTACGGTTTCCGCCTGCCATCAGCGCTGGATAACCGCCCGATGAAGTTTGAAGAGTTTGAAGCACTTGCTCCGCAAACTATCTACGTGTCGGCAACGCCGGGCAGCTATGAACTGGAGAAATCGGGCGACGAGGTGGTGGACCAGGTGGTGCGTCCTACCGGTCTGCTGGATCCGATTATCGAAGTACGCCCTGTTGCTACGCAGGTTGACGATCTTCTGTCTGAGATTCGTATCCGCGCTGCCATCAATGAACGCGTGCTGGTGACGACCCTGACCAAGCGCATGGCGGAAGACCTGACTGAATATCTTGAAGAACACGGTGAGCGCGTGCGGTATCTGCACTCGGATATCGATACCGTGGAGCGTATGGAAATTATCCGTGACCTGCGTCTGGGCGAGTTCGACGTACTGGTGGGGATCAACCTGCTGCGAGAAGGTCTGGATATGCCTGAAGTGTCGCTGGTCGCGATTCTGGACGCCGACAAAGAGGGCTTCCTGCGTTCTGAGCGTTCCCTGATCCAGACCATTGGCCGTGCCGCGCGTAACGTGAACGGTAAGGCGATCCTCTACGGCGATAAGATAACCCCATCGATGGCGAAAGCGATTGGTGAAACGGAACGTCGACGCGAGAAACAGCAGCGTTATAACGAAGAAAATGGTATTACGCCGCAAGGGCTGAACAAGAAGGTGGTGGATATTCTGGCGCTGGGTCAGAACATCGCCAAAACAAAAGCAAAAGGGCGGGGCAAGGCGCGTTCAGTGGTGGAAGAAGATACTGTCGTGCTGACACCAAAAGCGCTCCAGCAGAAAATTCATGAGCTGGAAGCGCAGATGATGCAACACGCGCAGAATCTGGAGTTTGAAGAGGCTGCGCAAATCCGTGACCAGCTGCATCAGTTGCGGGATTTGTTTATTGCAGCATCGTAA
- the yvcK gene encoding uridine diphosphate-N-acetylglucosamine-binding protein YvcK codes for MRNRTFADLDRVVALGGGHGLGRVMSSLSSLGSRLTGIVTTTDNGGSTGRIRRSEGGIAWGDMRNCLNQLITEPSVASAMFEYRFAGNGELSGHNLGNLMLKALDHLSVRPLEAINLIRNLLKVDAFLIPMSEQPVDLMAIDVEGHEVYGEVNIDQLTLPPKELMTYPGVPATREAVDAIGEADLILIGPGSFYTSLMPILLVKELAQALRRTPAPVVYIGNLGRELSPAAASLTLADKLGIMEQYVGKKIIDAVVVGPKADVSGIGARVVVQEPLEASDIQYRHDRHLLREALEKAIQALG; via the coding sequence ATGCGCAATCGCACTTTTGCGGATCTTGATCGGGTAGTCGCTCTTGGCGGAGGCCACGGTCTGGGGCGAGTGATGTCTTCACTTTCCTCTCTTGGATCCAGGCTTACAGGGATAGTCACTACAACCGATAACGGCGGTTCTACAGGGCGCATTCGTCGTTCGGAAGGCGGTATCGCGTGGGGCGATATGCGTAACTGCTTAAATCAGTTAATTACCGAACCGAGCGTGGCGTCAGCGATGTTTGAGTACCGTTTTGCCGGTAATGGCGAACTTTCTGGCCATAACCTCGGAAACCTGATGTTAAAGGCGCTGGATCACCTGAGCGTTCGCCCTCTTGAAGCCATCAATTTAATACGTAATCTGCTTAAAGTTGATGCGTTCCTGATTCCGATGTCTGAACAACCGGTCGACTTGATGGCAATTGATGTGGAAGGCCATGAAGTTTACGGCGAAGTGAATATTGACCAGCTGACCCTGCCGCCGAAAGAGCTCATGACATATCCGGGCGTTCCCGCTACGCGTGAAGCCGTCGATGCTATCGGCGAAGCGGATTTGATCCTGATTGGGCCGGGAAGTTTTTACACCAGCCTGATGCCCATTCTGCTGGTAAAAGAGCTGGCTCAGGCCCTGCGCAGAACACCAGCTCCGGTGGTCTATATCGGTAATTTAGGGCGTGAACTGAGCCCGGCGGCAGCAAGCCTGACGCTTGCGGACAAGCTCGGTATCATGGAGCAGTACGTCGGGAAAAAAATCATCGACGCGGTTGTGGTTGGGCCGAAAGCTGATGTGTCGGGGATCGGCGCACGCGTGGTGGTGCAGGAGCCACTGGAAGCCAGCGATATTCAGTATCGCCACGATCGTCATCTGCTGCGTGAAGCACTGGAGAAAGCGATTCAGGCGTTGGGTTAA
- the moaA gene encoding GTP 3',8-cyclase MoaA, translating to MASQLTDAFARKFFYLRLSITDVCNFRCTYCLPDGYKPGSTTNNGFLSVDEVRRVTRAFSELGTEKVRLTGGEPSLRRDFPDIIAAVRENDRIRQIAVTTNGYRMARDVANWRDAGLTAINVSVDSLDARQFHAITGQDKFRQVMDGIDAAFAAGFEKVKVNTVLMCDVNHHQLDTFLAWIKSRRIQLRFIELMETGEGSELFRRHHISGMVLRDELLKRGWIHQIRQRSDGPAQVFCHPDYEGEIGLIMPYEKEFCASCNRLRVSSVGKLHLCLFGDGGVDLRDLLEDDSQQDALEARISEALTHKKQTHFLHQGNTGITQNLSYIGG from the coding sequence ATGGCTTCACAACTTACTGATGCTTTCGCGCGTAAGTTCTTTTACTTACGTCTGTCGATTACCGATGTGTGCAATTTCCGTTGCACCTACTGTCTGCCTGACGGTTACAAACCTGGCAGTACCACCAATAATGGCTTTCTCTCCGTGGATGAAGTGCGCCGCGTCACGCGTGCGTTCTCTGAACTCGGCACCGAAAAAGTGCGGCTGACCGGGGGAGAACCTTCTCTGCGTCGCGACTTTCCCGATATTATCGCTGCTGTGCGCGAAAACGACCGTATCCGTCAAATTGCGGTTACCACCAATGGGTATCGCATGGCGCGGGACGTGGCGAACTGGCGTGACGCTGGCCTGACGGCGATCAACGTCAGTGTCGATAGCCTTGATGCCCGCCAGTTCCATGCAATTACCGGCCAGGATAAGTTTCGGCAGGTGATGGACGGCATTGATGCGGCGTTTGCTGCCGGTTTCGAGAAGGTGAAAGTCAATACGGTGCTAATGTGCGATGTAAACCACCATCAACTGGACACCTTCCTGGCGTGGATCAAATCACGCCGCATTCAATTGCGTTTTATTGAGCTGATGGAAACCGGCGAGGGCAGCGAGCTGTTCCGTCGTCATCACATCTCCGGCATGGTGCTGCGCGACGAACTGCTGAAACGCGGCTGGATCCACCAGATCCGCCAGCGCAGCGACGGCCCGGCGCAGGTCTTTTGCCACCCTGATTACGAAGGGGAAATCGGGCTTATCATGCCTTATGAGAAAGAGTTCTGTGCCAGCTGTAATCGCCTGCGCGTCTCGTCTGTGGGCAAGCTGCACTTATGCCTGTTCGGGGATGGTGGCGTAGACCTTCGCGATCTGCTGGAAGACGACTCTCAACAGGACGCGCTTGAAGCGCGTATTTCCGAAGCGCTGACGCATAAAAAACAGACCCATTTCCTGCATCAGGGCAACACCGGAATTACTCAGAACCTGTCATACATTGGCGGGTAA
- the moaB gene encoding molybdenum cofactor biosynthesis protein B, with product MSQVSAEFIPTRIAILTVSERRGEEDDTSGHWLRDAAHEAGHHIVAKAIVKENRYAIRAQVSQWIAGDEVQVVLITGGTGFTAGDQAPEALIPLFDREVEGFGEVFRMLSFEEIGTSTLQSRAVAGVANKTLIFAMPGSTKACRTAWENIIAPQLDARTRPCNFHPHLKK from the coding sequence ATGAGTCAGGTAAGCGCAGAATTTATCCCGACACGTATTGCTATTCTTACCGTTTCTGAACGCCGTGGTGAAGAGGATGATACCTCCGGCCACTGGTTGCGCGATGCGGCACACGAAGCCGGGCACCATATTGTTGCTAAAGCGATTGTTAAAGAGAACCGCTACGCCATCCGTGCCCAGGTTTCCCAGTGGATCGCCGGTGATGAAGTGCAGGTGGTGCTGATTACAGGCGGTACTGGTTTTACCGCAGGAGATCAGGCTCCCGAAGCGTTGATTCCCCTGTTTGATCGCGAAGTAGAAGGCTTTGGCGAAGTATTTCGGATGCTCTCATTTGAAGAGATTGGCACCTCAACCTTGCAGTCACGCGCGGTGGCGGGGGTAGCGAACAAAACGCTGATTTTTGCCATGCCGGGCTCCACCAAAGCGTGCCGTACCGCGTGGGAGAACATCATCGCGCCGCAGCTCGATGCCCGCACCCGTCCGTGTAATTTCCATCCCCATTTAAAGAAATAA
- the moaC gene encoding cyclic pyranopterin monophosphate synthase MoaC has protein sequence MSQLTHINAAGEAHMVDVSAKAETVREARAEAFVTMLPETLAMIIDGSHHKGDVFATARIAGIQAAKRTWDLIPLCHPLMLSKVEVNLLAQPEHNRVRIESLCRLTGKTGVEMEALTAASVAALTIYDMCKAVQKDMVIGPVRLLAKSGGKSGDFKVDSHD, from the coding sequence ATGTCACAACTGACCCACATTAACGCCGCTGGCGAAGCGCATATGGTGGATGTGTCTGCCAAAGCCGAGACGGTGCGCGAAGCGCGTGCTGAAGCTTTCGTTACCATGTTGCCTGAAACCCTGGCGATGATTATCGATGGCAGCCACCACAAGGGTGATGTGTTTGCTACCGCACGCATTGCCGGTATCCAGGCCGCGAAACGGACCTGGGATTTGATCCCACTGTGCCACCCGTTGATGCTCAGTAAGGTTGAGGTAAACCTGCTGGCGCAGCCGGAACACAACCGCGTGCGAATTGAATCACTTTGCCGTTTAACCGGGAAAACCGGCGTTGAGATGGAAGCGCTGACGGCGGCCTCTGTCGCCGCGTTGACCATCTACGATATGTGTAAAGCCGTGCAAAAAGACATGGTGATTGGCCCGGTTCGTCTGCTGGCAAAAAGCGGCGGGAAATCTGGCGATTTTAAGGTGGACAGCCATGATTAA
- the moaD gene encoding molybdopterin synthase sulfur carrier subunit: MIKVLFFAQVRELVNTDSLTLETSFDNVAALRAHLAEQSDRWALALDEGKLLAAVNQTLVDFNHPLKAGDEVAFFPPVTGG; encoded by the coding sequence ATGATTAAAGTGCTCTTTTTTGCTCAGGTCCGCGAGCTGGTCAACACCGATAGTCTGACCCTGGAAACCTCATTCGATAACGTTGCCGCACTGCGCGCACATCTGGCAGAACAAAGCGACCGCTGGGCGCTGGCGCTGGATGAAGGCAAATTGCTGGCGGCAGTTAATCAGACTCTGGTGGATTTTAACCATCCGCTGAAGGCCGGTGACGAAGTGGCGTTCTTCCCGCCGGTGACAGGAGGCTGA
- the moaE gene encoding molybdopterin synthase catalytic subunit MoaE translates to MAETRILVGHDRFSVGTEYSWLAERDEDGAVVTFTGKVRNHNLGDSVKALTLEHYPGMTEKSLAEIVDEARGRWPLGRVTVIHRIGEMWPGEEIVFVGVTSAHRSSAFAAGEFIMDYLKTKAPFWKREATPEGERWVESRDSDKQAAGRW, encoded by the coding sequence ATGGCTGAAACCCGAATTCTGGTAGGTCATGACCGCTTCAGTGTCGGTACAGAATACAGCTGGCTGGCGGAGCGCGATGAAGATGGCGCGGTTGTCACCTTCACTGGCAAAGTGCGTAACCACAATCTTGGCGACAGCGTGAAAGCGCTCACGCTGGAGCACTATCCGGGCATGACCGAAAAATCGCTGGCGGAGATCGTGGACGAGGCGCGTGGACGTTGGCCGCTCGGGCGCGTCACGGTTATCCACCGCATCGGCGAAATGTGGCCGGGTGAAGAGATCGTGTTTGTTGGCGTGACCAGTGCGCATCGCAGCAGCGCGTTCGCGGCGGGCGAATTTATTATGGACTACCTCAAAACCAAAGCGCCATTCTGGAAGCGTGAAGCGACGCCAGAAGGTGAGCGGTGGGTGGAATCGCGTGACAGCGATAAACAAGCTGCTGGTCGTTGGTAG
- a CDS encoding Bax inhibitor-1/YccA family protein, giving the protein MDRFPRSDSIVQQTRTGLQTYMAQVYGWMTVGLLLTAFIAWYAANTPDLMMFIFSSKITFFGLIIAQLALVFVLSGLVQKLSAGMATTLFMLYSALTGLTLSSIFIVYTYSSIASTFVVSGGMFGAMSLYGYTTKRDLSGFGSMLFMALIGIVLASLVNLWLKSEALMWAVTYIGVIVFVGLTAYDTQKLKNIGEQIDVRDSSTLRKYSILGALTLYLDFINLFLMLLRILGNRR; this is encoded by the coding sequence ATGGACCGATTTCCGCGTTCCGATTCTATAGTGCAGCAGACCCGAACCGGGCTGCAAACGTATATGGCCCAGGTGTACGGCTGGATGACAGTCGGCCTGCTGCTGACCGCGTTTATTGCGTGGTACGCCGCAAATACACCTGATCTGATGATGTTTATCTTTTCCAGCAAAATCACCTTCTTTGGGTTGATCATCGCCCAACTGGCGCTGGTGTTTGTCCTCTCAGGCCTGGTGCAAAAGCTCAGCGCCGGCATGGCGACCACGCTGTTTATGCTGTACTCGGCGCTGACCGGGCTAACGCTTTCGAGTATTTTCATCGTTTACACCTATTCCTCCATCGCCAGTACATTTGTGGTGAGCGGCGGGATGTTCGGCGCGATGAGCCTGTACGGTTACACCACAAAGCGCGATTTGAGCGGTTTTGGCAGTATGCTGTTTATGGCGCTGATTGGGATCGTGCTGGCATCGCTGGTGAACCTGTGGCTCAAGAGTGAAGCGCTGATGTGGGCGGTGACCTACATTGGGGTGATTGTCTTCGTCGGGCTGACGGCCTACGACACCCAGAAACTGAAAAATATCGGCGAGCAGATTGACGTGCGCGATAGCTCAACGTTGCGCAAATACTCCATCCTTGGTGCGCTGACGTTGTATCTGGACTTTATCAACCTGTTCCTGATGCTGCTGCGTATTCTGGGCAACCGTCGCTAG
- a CDS encoding YbhN family protein: MSQSHPHWRLAKKILTWLFFIAVAVLLVVYAQKVDWEEVWKVIRNYNRMVLLGESGLVIVSYLIYGCYDLLGRAYCGHKLAKRQVMLVSFICYAFNLTLSTWVGGIGMRYRLYSRLGLPSSTITRIFSLSITTNWLGYILLGGVIFTTGVVQLPAHWYVDETTLRILGMVLLLIIAFYLWACAFAKRRHITIKGQKLVLPSWKFAVLQMAISSANWMAMGAIIGLLIGEDVNYFFVLGVLLVSSIAGVIVHIPAGIGVLEAVFIALLAGERVSQGTIIAALLAYRMLYYFLPLALATVCYLLLESRAKKLREKNEKALAK; encoded by the coding sequence ATGTCACAATCCCATCCTCACTGGCGCCTGGCTAAGAAAATCCTCACCTGGCTTTTCTTTATCGCCGTCGCGGTGTTGCTGGTGGTGTACGCCCAGAAAGTCGACTGGGAAGAGGTGTGGAAGGTTATCCGCAACTACAACCGCATGGTACTGCTGGGCGAGTCTGGGCTGGTGATTGTAAGTTACCTGATTTACGGCTGCTACGACCTGCTGGGGCGCGCCTACTGCGGGCACAAGCTGGCAAAGCGCCAGGTGATGCTGGTGTCGTTTATCTGCTACGCCTTCAACCTGACGCTGAGCACCTGGGTCGGCGGCATTGGAATGCGTTACCGCCTCTATTCGCGTCTTGGACTGCCCAGCAGCACCATCACCCGCATTTTCTCATTGAGCATCACGACCAACTGGCTGGGTTACATTCTGCTCGGCGGGGTGATCTTCACCACCGGCGTGGTGCAGTTGCCTGCTCACTGGTATGTCGACGAAACCACGCTGCGGATTCTGGGCATGGTGCTGCTGCTGATTATCGCCTTCTATCTGTGGGCCTGTGCGTTTGCTAAACGCCGCCATATAACCATCAAAGGGCAAAAACTGGTGCTGCCATCATGGAAGTTCGCGGTATTACAGATGGCGATTTCCAGCGCCAACTGGATGGCAATGGGGGCGATTATAGGGCTGTTGATTGGCGAAGACGTGAATTACTTCTTTGTGCTTGGCGTGCTGCTGGTGAGCAGTATCGCGGGTGTAATTGTCCATATCCCGGCAGGGATTGGCGTGCTGGAAGCGGTGTTTATCGCCCTGCTTGCCGGGGAGCGCGTCTCTCAGGGAACGATTATCGCCGCCCTGCTCGCGTATCGAATGCTCTATTACTTCCTGCCGCTGGCGCTGGCGACGGTCTGTTATTTGCTGCTGGAGAGCCGGGCGAAAAAGTTGCGGGAGAAGAATGAGAAGGCACTGGCAAAATAA
- the clsB gene encoding cardiolipin synthase ClsB: protein MRCSWQEGNRITLLENGDNYYPAVFKAIDHAQQKVILETFIWFEDEVGKQLHSVLLRAALRGIKIEVLLDGYGSPDLSDEFVNELTSAGVIFRYYDPGSRLFGMRTNLFRRMHRKIVVVDEAVAFVGGINYSAEHMSDYGPEAKQDYAIRIEGPVVQDILLFELENLPGKDAVRRWWKRHHRPEENRKPGEAQALFVWRDNGEHRDDIERHYLKMLANAKREVIIANAYFFPGYRLLHAMRNAARRGVRVKLIVQGEPDMPIVKVGARLLYNYLVKGGVQIYEYRRRPLHGKVALMDDHWATVGSSNLDPLSLSLNLEANLIVHDRQFNQTLRDNLQGLIVNDCVRVDDSMVPKRTWWNLGIGVVVFHFLRHFPAMVGWLPAHTPKLALVHPPVQPEMETQDRVEVEDGGKT from the coding sequence ATGAGATGCTCATGGCAGGAAGGAAACCGCATCACGCTGCTGGAAAATGGCGATAACTATTATCCTGCGGTGTTCAAGGCCATTGACCATGCACAGCAGAAAGTGATCCTCGAAACCTTTATCTGGTTCGAGGACGAGGTGGGGAAACAGTTACATAGCGTGCTGCTGCGCGCCGCCCTGCGCGGCATTAAAATCGAAGTGCTGCTCGACGGCTATGGTTCTCCGGATCTGAGCGACGAATTCGTCAATGAACTCACGTCGGCGGGCGTGATATTCCGCTACTACGATCCCGGCTCGCGTCTGTTTGGCATGCGCACCAATCTCTTTCGCCGTATGCACCGCAAAATTGTGGTGGTTGATGAAGCGGTAGCCTTTGTCGGCGGCATTAATTATTCCGCAGAACATATGTCTGACTATGGCCCTGAGGCCAAGCAGGATTACGCGATCCGTATCGAAGGCCCGGTAGTTCAGGACATTTTACTGTTCGAACTGGAAAACCTGCCGGGTAAAGATGCTGTGCGACGCTGGTGGAAGCGCCACCATCGCCCGGAAGAGAACCGCAAGCCCGGCGAAGCGCAGGCGCTGTTTGTCTGGCGGGATAACGGCGAGCACCGGGATGATATTGAGCGTCATTATCTGAAGATGCTGGCGAATGCGAAGCGCGAGGTAATTATTGCCAACGCCTACTTCTTCCCTGGCTACCGCTTGTTGCACGCCATGCGCAATGCAGCACGTCGCGGTGTGCGGGTGAAACTGATTGTGCAGGGCGAGCCCGATATGCCGATTGTCAAAGTCGGCGCACGTCTGCTGTATAACTATCTGGTAAAAGGCGGTGTGCAGATTTACGAATACCGCCGCCGACCGCTGCATGGAAAGGTCGCACTGATGGACGATCACTGGGCGACCGTTGGCTCCAGTAATCTCGATCCGCTGAGCCTGTCGCTCAATCTTGAAGCCAATCTGATCGTCCACGATCGCCAGTTCAACCAAACCCTGCGCGATAACCTTCAGGGACTGATCGTTAACGACTGCGTGCGAGTGGATGACTCTATGGTACCGAAACGTACCTGGTGGAACCTCGGTATCGGCGTGGTGGTGTTCCACTTCCTGCGCCATTTCCCGGCCATGGTCGGCTGGCTGCCCGCGCACACACCTAAGCTTGCACTGGTACACCCGCCGGTGCAGCCTGAAATGGAAACACAGGATCGCGTTGAAGTGGAAGATGGAGGAAAAACCTGA
- a CDS encoding endonuclease/exonuclease/phosphatase family protein codes for MTHKTQHLSLKVLTINIHKGFTAFNRRFMLPELRDAVRTVSADIVCLQEVMGAHDVHPMHVENWPDTPHYEFLADTMWSDYAYGRNAVYPEGHHGNAVLSRFPIEYYENRDVSVGESEKRGLLYCRIIPPELEFPVHVGCVHLGLREAHRQAQLKMLAEWSNALPEGEPVVVAGDFNDWRQRANHPLKVDAGLEEIFTRANGRPARTFPVRFPLLRLDRIYVKNAHASSPTALALLNWRHLSDHAPLSVEIHL; via the coding sequence ATGACGCATAAAACGCAGCATTTATCGCTTAAAGTGCTGACAATTAACATTCACAAAGGCTTCACTGCATTTAACCGTCGCTTCATGTTACCGGAGCTGCGCGACGCTGTACGCACCGTCAGTGCTGACATCGTCTGCCTACAGGAAGTTATGGGCGCCCATGATGTGCACCCAATGCATGTCGAAAACTGGCCCGACACGCCGCACTACGAATTTCTGGCAGATACGATGTGGAGTGATTATGCCTATGGGCGTAACGCGGTTTACCCTGAAGGCCACCACGGCAACGCGGTACTATCGCGTTTCCCGATCGAATATTACGAAAACCGCGACGTTTCTGTGGGCGAAAGCGAAAAACGCGGGCTGCTTTACTGCCGCATTATCCCACCCGAACTGGAATTTCCCGTTCACGTTGGCTGCGTGCATCTCGGCCTTCGTGAAGCGCACCGTCAGGCGCAGTTAAAGATGCTGGCCGAATGGAGCAACGCCCTACCGGAAGGTGAGCCGGTGGTGGTGGCGGGTGATTTTAACGACTGGCGTCAGCGGGCCAATCACCCACTGAAGGTGGATGCCGGGCTGGAGGAGATTTTTACCCGCGCCAATGGCCGCCCCGCGCGGACGTTCCCGGTGCGCTTTCCCCTGCTGCGACTTGACCGCATCTACGTGAAAAATGCCCATGCCAGCAGCCCGACTGCCCTGGCGTTACTCAACTGGCGCCATCTTTCCGACCACGCCCCGCTTAGCGTGGAGATCCACTTATGA
- a CDS encoding YbhQ family protein codes for MKWQQRVRVATGLSCWQIMLHLLVVAVLVMGWMSGTLVHVGLGLCVLYGVTVLSMLFLQRHHEARWREVGDVLEELTTTWYFGAAMIVLWLLSRVLQNNLLLALAGLAILAGPAVVSLLTKEKKLRNVSSKHRVRH; via the coding sequence ATGAAGTGGCAACAACGTGTTCGTGTCGCAACTGGCCTGAGTTGCTGGCAGATAATGTTGCATTTACTGGTCGTGGCCGTACTGGTGATGGGCTGGATGAGCGGTACGCTGGTGCATGTTGGCTTAGGGTTATGTGTTCTTTACGGTGTTACCGTACTGTCGATGCTGTTTTTACAGCGCCACCATGAAGCGCGCTGGCGCGAGGTGGGTGATGTGCTCGAAGAGCTCACCACCACCTGGTATTTTGGTGCTGCAATGATCGTGCTTTGGCTGTTGTCGCGTGTGCTGCAAAACAACCTGCTGCTGGCCCTGGCGGGTCTGGCAATTCTTGCAGGGCCTGCGGTTGTCTCACTGCTGACCAAAGAGAAAAAGCTACGCAATGTTTCGTCTAAACATCGCGTACGCCACTGA